In Brevundimonas sp. SGAir0440, one DNA window encodes the following:
- a CDS encoding SapC family protein, whose protein sequence is MTDTNNSPLEGNVLFYTNPEPLDQSVHGGLGVNPSDKPYAFVAQTNIVPLTVTEFSAAALSYPIIFTGENRQPVAVMGLSSNENLFVAPDGEFRADAYVPAYVRRYPFVFADDKQNQRLILCIDRGASIVAEGGQNPLFVDGQPSDYTNMAMEFCNNFEQERQRTEGFVALVKDLDLLDIREAHFTPRNPDGTPGQPQKLAEYYAVSEDKLRALPAEKLVELRDNGALGQIYAHLVSLVGWDRLIAMAVMRQAQAPTSVN, encoded by the coding sequence ATGACCGACACGAACAATTCGCCGCTTGAAGGCAACGTCCTCTTCTACACCAACCCCGAACCGCTGGATCAGAGCGTCCACGGCGGCTTGGGCGTGAACCCGAGCGACAAGCCCTACGCCTTCGTGGCCCAGACCAATATCGTGCCGCTGACGGTCACCGAATTCTCGGCCGCCGCCCTGTCTTACCCGATCATCTTCACCGGCGAGAACCGCCAGCCGGTGGCCGTGATGGGCCTGAGCTCCAACGAAAACCTGTTCGTCGCGCCGGACGGCGAGTTCCGCGCCGACGCCTATGTGCCGGCCTATGTGCGCCGCTATCCGTTCGTCTTCGCCGACGACAAGCAGAACCAGCGCCTGATCCTGTGCATCGACCGCGGCGCCTCGATCGTCGCCGAGGGCGGCCAGAACCCGCTGTTCGTCGACGGCCAGCCCAGCGACTACACGAATATGGCGATGGAGTTCTGCAACAACTTCGAACAGGAGCGCCAGCGCACCGAGGGCTTCGTCGCTCTGGTCAAGGATCTGGACCTGCTGGACATCCGCGAAGCCCACTTCACGCCGCGCAATCCCGACGGCACGCCGGGTCAGCCGCAGAAGCTGGCCGAATACTATGCGGTGTCGGAAGACAAGCTGCGCGCCCTGCCCGCCGAGAAGCTGGTCGAGCTGCGCGACAACGGCGCCCTGGGCCAGATCTACGCCCACCTGGTGTCGCTGGTCGGTTGGGATCGCCTGATCGCCATGGCCGTGATGCGTCAGGCCCAGGCCCCGACGTCGGTCAACTAG
- a CDS encoding entericidin A/B family lipoprotein, protein MRKIFVLVAAAAALTTAACNTVEGVGRDTQAAGQAVTGAAQDAKN, encoded by the coding sequence ATGCGCAAGATTTTCGTTCTGGTCGCCGCCGCCGCCGCCCTGACCACCGCCGCCTGCAACACTGTCGAAGGCGTGGGCCGCGACACCCAGGCCGCCGGCCAGGCCGTGACCGGCGCCGCTCAAGACGCCAAGAACTAA
- a CDS encoding alpha/beta fold hydrolase — MDAALMSPPRRLSVPIDNRWGAGAMAVLDFGDPNRPVDLIFSHANGFNAATYRSLLSPLSASLRIWAPDLRGHGRSALPTFARPKTSWLDHRDDLLALLEAIDGPPVVMAGHSMGGTASLLAAAVRPDRVSSLVLFDPVIWKRSAVFAFNLPFAHKLMKAIPIAKATLRRRSQFDSREQAMAAYRGRGAFKGWPDMVLADYLSEGLNEGDGGFSLTAAPAWEAANYAAQAHDPWRAMKRYPGPVRILKAEHGALTHVPIQPRGLPNVSVEVVSGGGHLFPMTHADVARDALFDAAV; from the coding sequence ATGGATGCGGCGTTGATGTCCCCACCGCGTCGCCTGTCCGTGCCGATCGACAATCGCTGGGGCGCCGGCGCGATGGCCGTGCTGGATTTCGGCGATCCGAACCGGCCGGTCGACCTGATCTTCTCTCACGCCAACGGCTTCAACGCCGCCACCTATCGCAGCCTGTTGTCGCCGTTGTCGGCGTCCTTGCGGATCTGGGCGCCGGATCTGCGAGGGCATGGCCGATCGGCCTTGCCGACCTTCGCGAGGCCCAAGACCAGCTGGCTGGACCACCGCGACGACCTGCTGGCGCTGCTGGAGGCCATCGACGGCCCGCCCGTGGTCATGGCCGGCCATTCGATGGGCGGCACGGCCTCGCTTCTGGCGGCCGCCGTCCGGCCGGATCGGGTGTCCAGCCTGGTGCTGTTCGATCCGGTGATCTGGAAACGCTCGGCGGTCTTCGCCTTCAACCTGCCCTTCGCCCACAAGCTGATGAAGGCGATCCCTATCGCCAAGGCTACCCTGCGCCGTCGCAGCCAGTTCGACAGCCGCGAACAGGCCATGGCCGCCTATCGCGGGCGCGGCGCGTTCAAGGGTTGGCCCGATATGGTCCTGGCCGACTATCTTTCCGAAGGTTTGAACGAAGGCGACGGCGGATTCAGCCTGACCGCCGCGCCGGCCTGGGAGGCGGCCAACTACGCAGCCCAGGCGCACGATCCGTGGCGGGCCATGAAACGCTATCCCGGACCGGTTCGCATCCTCAAAGCCGAGCATGGCGCCCTGACCCATGTGCCGATCCAGCCCCGTGGCCTGCCCAATGTCTCGGTCGAGGTCGTGTCCGGCGGCGGACACCTGTTCCCCATGACCCATGCCGACGTGGCGCGCGACGCCCTGTTCGACGCCGCCGTCTGA
- a CDS encoding sigma-70 family RNA polymerase sigma factor, which yields MSTSRLGAAPKPASADDEGFKRELVLLIPHLRAFARTLTGDPTAADDLAQDAMMKAWDARASYQMGTNMKAWTFMILRNQFYSEKRRSWRQSQLDQEAAERTLVAVDDPEAPVALDELRQALKTLPEEQREALILVGAGGFAYEEAAEICGCAVGTVKSRVSRARRALQATLERGGYGRDGEAAGDAMRTILGEADRLAGARS from the coding sequence ATGAGCACCTCACGCCTGGGCGCCGCCCCCAAACCCGCGTCGGCCGACGACGAGGGCTTCAAGCGCGAACTGGTCCTGCTGATCCCGCATCTGCGCGCCTTCGCCCGGACCTTGACCGGCGACCCGACCGCCGCCGACGATCTGGCGCAGGACGCCATGATGAAGGCCTGGGATGCGCGCGCCAGCTATCAGATGGGCACGAACATGAAGGCCTGGACCTTCATGATCCTGCGCAACCAGTTCTATTCCGAAAAGCGCCGCTCGTGGCGCCAGTCGCAGCTGGATCAGGAGGCCGCCGAGCGGACCCTGGTCGCCGTGGACGATCCCGAGGCGCCCGTCGCTCTGGACGAACTGCGTCAGGCTCTGAAGACCCTGCCCGAAGAGCAACGCGAAGCCTTGATTCTGGTCGGCGCCGGCGGCTTCGCCTATGAAGAAGCAGCCGAAATCTGCGGCTGCGCCGTCGGCACGGTGAAGAGCCGCGTCAGCCGCGCACGCCGGGCCTTGCAAGCCACGCTGGAGCGGGGCGGTTACGGCCGCGACGGTGAAGCGGCCGGCGACGCCATGCGCACGATCTTGGGCGAGGCCGACAGGCTGGCCGGCGCCCGGAGCTAA
- the rsfS gene encoding ribosome silencing factor — protein sequence MDPIEPLHSEDGFESDASPRGFDDSAPRPVGSTPLEEALLSRLDEDKAQDMVLIDLKGKSAMADTMIVASGRSHRHVGAIADHLLRTLKEQGLGKAKVEGLPHCDWVLIDAGDVIVHLFRPEVRTFYNIEKIWAVDSAHRMVRD from the coding sequence ATGGACCCTATCGAACCTCTCCATTCCGAAGACGGCTTTGAATCCGACGCCTCCCCGCGCGGCTTCGACGATTCCGCTCCCCGCCCCGTCGGCTCCACGCCGCTGGAAGAAGCCCTGCTGAGCCGCCTCGACGAGGACAAGGCCCAGGACATGGTCCTGATCGACCTGAAGGGCAAAAGCGCCATGGCCGACACCATGATCGTGGCGTCCGGTCGTTCGCACCGTCACGTCGGCGCCATCGCCGACCACCTGCTGCGCACGCTCAAAGAACAGGGGCTGGGCAAGGCCAAGGTCGAGGGCCTGCCGCACTGCGACTGGGTTCTGATCGACGCCGGCGATGTGATCGTGCACCTGTTCCGCCCGGAAGTCCGCACCTTCTACAACATCGAAAAGATCTGGGCGGTCGATTCCGCCCACCGCATGGTCCGCGACTGA
- a CDS encoding acyl dehydratase, with product MSDPLHVHFEDLEVGQVVPLGACAVDQGALDVFIERFSPGWDVAYGAPDAMVYVLWSRLAADKSGGWAQTKVLAVDGLRYMRNPPAGELLRGRMTVMGKDPVGDDKGIVIASHDLLDEAGRLVFSCLTRALFSRR from the coding sequence ATGAGCGATCCGCTGCACGTCCATTTCGAAGACCTGGAGGTGGGGCAGGTTGTGCCGCTGGGCGCCTGTGCGGTCGATCAGGGGGCGCTGGACGTCTTCATCGAGCGGTTCTCGCCGGGCTGGGACGTGGCCTACGGCGCACCGGACGCCATGGTCTATGTGCTGTGGAGTCGACTGGCGGCCGACAAGTCCGGCGGCTGGGCCCAGACCAAGGTCCTGGCCGTCGATGGGCTGCGTTACATGCGCAATCCGCCGGCCGGCGAACTCTTGCGGGGTCGCATGACAGTGATGGGCAAGGACCCGGTCGGCGACGACAAGGGCATCGTCATCGCCTCGCATGACCTGCTGGACGAGGCCGGGCGTCTGGTCTTTTCCTGCCTGACGCGCGCGCTGTTCTCGCGCCGCTGA
- a CDS encoding NepR family anti-sigma factor — MIDSPDSSRPKGEQKGEAGLEEARLRQQAIGVKLRHMFDEVVNEPVPDEFLDILKRADAKSSDSAA; from the coding sequence ATGATCGATTCTCCGGACTCCTCTCGTCCCAAAGGCGAACAGAAGGGGGAGGCAGGGCTTGAAGAAGCTCGCCTTCGCCAACAGGCCATTGGCGTCAAGCTGCGGCACATGTTCGACGAGGTCGTCAACGAACCCGTGCCCGATGAGTTTCTCGATATCCTGAAACGCGCCGACGCCAAGTCTTCGGACAGCGCCGCATGA
- a CDS encoding NAD-dependent succinate-semialdehyde dehydrogenase, with protein MNHTARDAGLKLLRQHALIAGKAVPANGGGIAVDDPATGDVIGHVPDLGADETEQAIAAASETFKTWSRSDPHARAAFLRKWAALIDDNLEGLGALMALENGKPFEEAKGEVTYANGFLKWFAGQAERLIGETQDSPLGHLILTYREAVGPCALITPWNFPAAMLTRKLGPAFAAGCTAVVKPASQTPFTAIALAELAYEAGLPKGALSIVTGDAATIGKALTDSPDIRKLSFTGSTGVGRKLAEQCAGTLKRVSMELGGAAPLIVFADADLDLAVAETIKGKFRNSGQTCVCPNRVYVERSVAETYAEKLAAEVAKIVVGPAFDDGVKVGPLIEDKAIDKVEKHVAAIKADGGRVLTGGSRHDLGGRFFQPTVTLGGNDELFREEETFGPMIPVFAFDTEDEALEKANASDYGLASYLFTRDLDRAMRFSRRIEAGMCGVNTGLISTAVAPFGGVKQSGYGREGSIHGIDEYVDVKTVTLALK; from the coding sequence GTGAACCACACCGCCCGCGACGCCGGCCTCAAACTCTTGCGCCAGCACGCCCTGATCGCCGGCAAGGCCGTACCCGCCAACGGCGGCGGCATCGCCGTCGATGATCCGGCGACCGGCGATGTGATCGGCCACGTCCCCGATCTGGGCGCCGACGAGACCGAACAGGCCATCGCGGCGGCGAGCGAGACGTTCAAGACCTGGTCGCGATCCGACCCGCACGCGCGCGCCGCCTTCCTGCGCAAATGGGCGGCGCTGATCGACGACAACCTGGAGGGTCTTGGCGCCCTGATGGCGCTGGAGAACGGCAAGCCGTTCGAGGAGGCCAAGGGCGAGGTCACCTACGCCAACGGCTTCTTGAAATGGTTCGCGGGCCAAGCCGAGCGGCTGATCGGCGAGACCCAGGACAGTCCGCTGGGCCATCTGATCCTGACCTATCGCGAGGCTGTCGGACCCTGCGCCCTGATCACGCCCTGGAACTTCCCCGCCGCCATGCTGACGCGAAAGCTGGGGCCGGCGTTCGCGGCAGGCTGCACCGCCGTGGTCAAGCCGGCCAGCCAGACGCCCTTCACCGCCATCGCCCTGGCCGAACTGGCCTATGAAGCGGGCCTGCCGAAAGGCGCCCTGTCGATCGTCACCGGGGACGCCGCCACCATCGGCAAGGCGCTGACCGACAGCCCGGACATCCGCAAACTGTCCTTCACCGGCTCGACCGGGGTAGGCCGCAAACTGGCCGAGCAGTGCGCGGGAACGCTGAAGCGGGTGTCGATGGAGCTGGGCGGCGCGGCGCCGCTGATCGTCTTCGCCGACGCCGATCTGGATCTGGCCGTGGCGGAGACCATCAAGGGCAAGTTCAGGAACTCGGGCCAGACCTGCGTCTGTCCGAACCGCGTCTATGTCGAGCGGTCGGTCGCCGAGACCTATGCCGAGAAACTGGCCGCCGAGGTGGCCAAGATCGTGGTCGGTCCCGCCTTCGACGACGGCGTGAAGGTCGGGCCGCTGATCGAGGACAAGGCCATCGACAAGGTCGAAAAGCATGTGGCGGCGATCAAGGCCGACGGCGGACGCGTGCTGACCGGCGGCTCGCGCCACGATCTGGGCGGCCGCTTCTTCCAGCCGACCGTCACCTTGGGCGGAAATGATGAACTGTTCCGTGAGGAAGAGACGTTTGGCCCCATGATCCCCGTCTTCGCCTTCGACACCGAGGACGAGGCGCTGGAGAAGGCCAACGCCAGCGACTATGGCCTCGCCTCCTATCTGTTCACGCGCGATCTGGACCGGGCCATGCGGTTCAGCCGTCGGATTGAGGCGGGGATGTGCGGGGTCAACACCGGCCTGATCTCCACCGCTGTCGCCCCGTTCGGCGGGGTCAAGCAGTCGGGCTATGGCCGCGAAGGCTCGATCCACGGCATCGACGAATATGTGGACGTCAAGACGGTGACGCTGGCGCTGAAATAG
- a CDS encoding response regulator, with product MSLLARLAPHLPYVRRYARALTGDQSTGDNYVRVALEALAAGEQQLSADMTPRVALYHVFHAIWSSTGAQLETGTLETTGSDASQRLLRIAPRSRQAFLLTALEGFTPSEAAQILSADPRDVERLIADAQADIDAELATDVLVIEDEAIISADIQSLVTELGHRVTGTATTHDEAIDAVARHKPGLVLADIQLADGSSGIDAVKDILKTMDVPVIFITAFPERLLTGERPEPTFLITKPFQPETVKAAISQALFFHPSRQKEAA from the coding sequence ATGAGCCTTCTGGCCAGACTCGCGCCGCACCTTCCTTATGTGCGCCGTTACGCACGCGCCCTGACCGGCGATCAATCTACCGGCGACAACTATGTCCGCGTCGCTCTGGAGGCCCTGGCCGCCGGCGAGCAGCAGCTGTCGGCTGACATGACGCCGCGGGTCGCTCTTTATCATGTCTTCCACGCGATCTGGTCCTCGACCGGCGCGCAGCTGGAAACTGGCACGCTGGAAACCACGGGCAGCGACGCCTCGCAGCGTCTGCTGCGTATCGCCCCGCGCTCGCGTCAGGCCTTCCTGCTGACCGCGCTTGAAGGCTTCACCCCCTCGGAAGCCGCGCAAATCCTGTCCGCCGATCCGCGCGACGTGGAACGTCTGATCGCCGACGCCCAAGCCGACATCGACGCCGAACTGGCCACCGATGTTCTGGTCATCGAGGACGAGGCCATCATTTCGGCCGACATCCAGAGCCTGGTCACGGAACTGGGTCACCGCGTCACCGGCACCGCCACGACGCACGACGAGGCGATCGACGCCGTCGCCCGCCACAAGCCGGGTCTGGTACTGGCTGACATCCAGCTGGCCGACGGCTCGTCGGGCATTGATGCGGTCAAGGATATCCTGAAGACCATGGACGTGCCGGTGATCTTCATCACCGCCTTCCCGGAGCGTCTGTTGACCGGCGAGCGTCCCGAACCGACATTCCTGATCACCAAGCCCTTCCAGCCGGAAACGGTGAAGGCGGCGATCAGCCAGGCGCTGTTCTTCCACCCGTCGCGCCAGAAGGAAGCCGCTTAA
- a CDS encoding sensor histidine kinase, with product MAMALLPIFVLSLIQTQADFQRQADDRQVDLQLAAERSASSAKAKLDSAQVLLRALSPDAVGPYCAPRLTALVGRLEGYEGLYRISPTGEAVCASGRADGVRSGVAPAAQATWFQRLRNGEELVVMRAPDGAGYEGALIVATRAERPMGRFDGAMVAVIPFSALQPDVADPALPSDAEAVLTDGAGRILTASDPDVFKLSAGDDIAGWVGRARDQGSAVFEAKDAQNQRRDYAGAALAGGDLYALLSAPAPGWLSWARLNPIGTLLLPLGAWLTAFAAVMLLSERIFIRWLDYLERVAAIYAKGRFSVRPLQAMNAPSEIRTMARTLDEMAEAITLRDRELTDALMEKDALMREIHHRVKNNLQIISSLLSMQQRALTDAPAKAALGDTRQRISALALIYRTLYQSNDIRHADAREFLNELVGQLIASEAGRGPVVISSVDADSLHVDPDKLAPLALWLVEAVSNAQKHAFAHSGGELKVRFRVQGETSVLEVEDNGPGAQAGAEVGVGRTLMSAFAKQLRGETEFAAPPGGGTIARMIFATPEALAPVDPADKTPGTAALASR from the coding sequence ATGGCCATGGCCCTGCTGCCGATCTTCGTTCTCAGCCTGATCCAGACCCAGGCGGACTTCCAAAGACAGGCCGACGACCGGCAGGTCGACCTTCAACTGGCGGCCGAACGCAGCGCCTCCAGCGCCAAGGCCAAGCTGGACAGCGCCCAGGTGCTGTTGCGCGCGCTCAGCCCCGATGCGGTCGGCCCCTATTGCGCACCGCGCCTGACGGCGCTGGTCGGACGTCTGGAAGGTTACGAGGGTCTGTATCGCATCAGCCCGACGGGCGAGGCGGTGTGCGCCTCGGGCCGGGCGGACGGCGTGAGATCCGGCGTGGCGCCCGCCGCCCAGGCGACCTGGTTCCAGCGGTTGCGCAATGGCGAAGAACTGGTCGTCATGCGCGCCCCCGATGGCGCCGGCTATGAAGGCGCGCTGATCGTGGCCACCCGCGCCGAGCGCCCGATGGGCCGTTTCGACGGCGCCATGGTCGCCGTGATCCCCTTCTCCGCCCTGCAACCCGATGTGGCCGACCCCGCCCTGCCCTCGGACGCGGAAGCGGTATTGACCGACGGCGCCGGCCGCATTCTGACGGCCAGCGATCCCGACGTCTTCAAACTGTCGGCCGGCGACGACATCGCCGGCTGGGTCGGCCGAGCGCGCGATCAAGGGTCCGCCGTGTTCGAAGCGAAGGATGCGCAGAATCAGCGCCGCGACTATGCGGGCGCGGCCCTGGCCGGCGGCGATCTTTACGCCCTGTTGTCAGCCCCGGCGCCCGGCTGGCTGTCATGGGCGCGGCTCAATCCGATCGGCACCCTGCTGCTGCCGCTGGGCGCTTGGTTGACGGCGTTCGCGGCGGTGATGCTGCTGTCCGAACGCATCTTCATCCGCTGGCTGGACTATCTGGAGCGGGTCGCGGCCATCTACGCCAAGGGTCGGTTCTCGGTGCGTCCGCTGCAGGCGATGAACGCCCCGTCGGAAATCCGCACCATGGCGCGCACCCTGGACGAGATGGCCGAGGCTATCACCCTGCGCGACCGCGAGCTGACGGACGCCTTGATGGAAAAGGACGCGCTGATGCGCGAAATCCATCACCGGGTGAAGAACAACCTTCAGATCATCTCCTCCCTGCTGTCGATGCAGCAGCGCGCGCTAACCGATGCACCGGCCAAGGCGGCGCTGGGTGATACGCGCCAGCGCATCTCGGCCTTGGCCCTGATCTACCGCACCCTTTATCAGAGCAACGACATCCGCCACGCCGATGCGCGCGAGTTTCTGAACGAACTGGTGGGACAGCTGATCGCAAGCGAAGCCGGGCGCGGACCGGTGGTCATCAGCTCGGTGGACGCCGATTCCCTGCATGTCGATCCCGACAAGCTGGCGCCCCTGGCGCTGTGGCTTGTCGAAGCGGTCAGCAATGCGCAGAAACACGCCTTCGCCCACAGCGGCGGCGAGCTGAAGGTGCGCTTCCGCGTCCAGGGCGAGACATCGGTTCTGGAAGTCGAAGACAATGGCCCAGGCGCCCAGGCCGGCGCCGAGGTCGGGGTGGGCCGCACCCTGATGAGCGCCTTCGCCAAACAGCTGCGCGGCGAGACCGAGTTCGCCGCCCCGCCCGGCGGCGGCACCATCGCCCGCATGATCTTCGCCACCCCCGAAGCACTCGCGCCCGTCGATCCGGCGGACAAGACGCCCGGAACCGCAGCGCTGGCGTCGCGTTGA
- a CDS encoding nicotinate-nucleotide adenylyltransferase, which produces MGARYKGAAEHNARRPRRRLSFFHAGPAPKGAGPRSGALRDGLILAPGMKVGLFGGSFNPAHDGHAHVAETAMRRLDLDRVVWLVSPQNPLKDARHSAPLKDRMASARQHARGPSMIVSDFESRAGVAWTVDTLRLLVARHPGVHFVWLMGSDNLASFHRWRGWTDIMRLMPVAVIARPGSLLDSRTAPAAARFAGFRIPAQQAGLLPTLQAPAWTYLTAPLNPLSSTAIRTGKGERATS; this is translated from the coding sequence ATGGGCGCGCGCTATAAGGGCGCCGCTGAGCACAACGCCCGCCGCCCGAGACGCCGCTTGTCCTTCTTCCACGCCGGTCCCGCGCCCAAAGGCGCCGGCCCCCGCTCCGGGGCGCTACGCGACGGCTTGATCCTCGCTCCAGGCATGAAGGTCGGCCTGTTCGGCGGCTCCTTCAATCCCGCCCACGACGGTCACGCCCATGTCGCCGAGACCGCCATGCGACGTCTGGATCTCGACCGGGTCGTCTGGCTGGTCTCGCCGCAGAACCCGTTGAAGGATGCCCGTCACAGCGCGCCGCTGAAGGACCGCATGGCCTCGGCGCGCCAGCACGCACGCGGTCCGTCGATGATCGTCTCGGACTTCGAGAGTCGGGCCGGCGTCGCCTGGACCGTGGACACCCTGCGCCTTCTGGTCGCGCGGCATCCCGGCGTGCATTTCGTCTGGCTGATGGGGTCGGACAATCTGGCCAGCTTCCACCGCTGGCGAGGCTGGACCGACATCATGCGGCTGATGCCGGTGGCGGTCATCGCCCGGCCGGGTTCGCTGCTGGACAGCCGCACGGCGCCCGCCGCCGCCCGCTTCGCCGGTTTCCGCATTCCGGCCCAGCAGGCGGGGCTTCTGCCGACGCTTCAGGCGCCCGCCTGGACCTATCTGACGGCGCCGCTCAACCCCCTGTCGTCCACGGCGATCAGGACCGGAAAAGGCGAGCGCGCGACCTCGTGA
- a CDS encoding Fur family transcriptional regulator codes for MGFACDHDHDHSGLNGGALDRALAAAEARAVQQGERMTAQRRRVLALLLESGEPVKAYDLIARFGEDGQAAKPPTVYRALEFLERLGMVHRIASISAYVACTDDGEAAHAAAFLICDCCGATREVSGPDQSAMNAAASAAGYAIARTTIEAHGRCAACRDVA; via the coding sequence ATGGGTTTCGCCTGCGATCATGACCATGACCACTCCGGCCTGAACGGCGGGGCGCTGGACCGCGCCTTGGCGGCGGCCGAGGCGCGCGCGGTCCAGCAGGGCGAGCGGATGACCGCCCAGCGTCGGCGCGTCCTGGCGCTGCTGCTGGAAAGCGGCGAGCCGGTGAAGGCCTACGATCTGATCGCGCGCTTCGGCGAAGACGGCCAGGCCGCCAAGCCGCCGACCGTCTATCGCGCGCTGGAGTTTCTGGAACGGCTGGGCATGGTCCACCGCATCGCCTCGATCAGCGCCTATGTCGCCTGCACCGACGACGGCGAGGCCGCCCACGCGGCCGCCTTTTTGATCTGCGACTGCTGCGGCGCGACGCGCGAGGTCAGCGGCCCGGACCAGAGCGCCATGAACGCCGCCGCATCCGCCGCCGGCTACGCCATCGCCCGCACGACGATCGAGGCGCACGGTCGCTGCGCCGCCTGTCGCGACGTCGCATGA
- a CDS encoding NADP-dependent oxidoreductase codes for MASTSGKTNRQWVLRQRPKGLIQPGDLELVETAIPDLKENEVLVRTVYLSLDPTNRTWMNDSEGYLPPVGLGEVMRGLTLGVVEASRSSRFKTGDVVMPTSGGWADYAVVPESGLRPVHRAPGLPLTANMSVLGMTGLTAYFGVTDVLKAKEGETIVISAAAGAVGSVAGQIAKQRGCRVIGIAGGPQKCAWLTDELGFDAAIDYKNEDVGEALDRLAPDGVDLNFENVGGDIMIAVFNRLKVHGRMAVCGLVSSYNATKAPPSPNFARIITHRLHVQGFLVLDYAPRAREMVAEMGPWLADGRVKWKVHVDDGLEGAVGSLNRLFTGDHDGKLLVRVSEEPA; via the coding sequence ATGGCTTCGACAAGCGGCAAGACGAACCGTCAATGGGTGCTGCGCCAGCGACCCAAGGGCCTGATCCAGCCCGGCGATCTGGAACTGGTCGAGACGGCCATCCCTGATCTGAAGGAGAACGAGGTGCTGGTCCGCACCGTCTATCTGTCGCTGGACCCGACCAATCGCACCTGGATGAACGATTCCGAGGGTTATCTGCCGCCGGTCGGCCTGGGCGAGGTCATGCGCGGCCTGACGCTGGGCGTGGTCGAAGCCTCGCGATCCAGCCGCTTCAAAACAGGCGATGTCGTCATGCCGACCTCGGGCGGCTGGGCCGACTATGCGGTCGTGCCGGAAAGCGGCCTGCGTCCGGTGCATCGTGCGCCCGGTTTGCCGCTGACCGCGAATATGTCGGTGCTTGGCATGACCGGCCTGACCGCCTATTTCGGCGTCACCGACGTGCTGAAGGCCAAGGAAGGCGAGACCATCGTCATCTCGGCGGCCGCCGGCGCGGTCGGCTCCGTCGCGGGGCAGATCGCCAAACAGCGCGGCTGCCGCGTCATCGGCATCGCGGGCGGCCCGCAGAAGTGCGCCTGGCTGACCGACGAACTCGGCTTCGACGCGGCCATCGATTACAAGAACGAGGATGTCGGCGAGGCGCTGGATCGTCTGGCCCCCGACGGCGTCGATCTGAACTTCGAGAATGTCGGCGGCGACATCATGATCGCGGTGTTCAACCGGCTGAAGGTCCATGGCCGGATGGCGGTCTGCGGCCTTGTGTCCTCCTACAATGCGACCAAGGCGCCGCCGTCGCCGAACTTCGCGCGCATCATCACCCATCGCTTGCACGTCCAGGGCTTCCTGGTTCTGGACTACGCCCCTCGCGCTCGCGAGATGGTCGCGGAAATGGGCCCGTGGCTGGCGGACGGCCGGGTGAAATGGAAGGTTCACGTCGACGACGGGCTGGAAGGCGCGGTAGGCTCGTTGAATCGCTTGTTCACCGGCGATCACGACGGCAAGCTGCTGGTTCGCGTTTCCGAAGAACCCGCCTGA